One window of Xylocopa sonorina isolate GNS202 chromosome 9, iyXylSono1_principal, whole genome shotgun sequence genomic DNA carries:
- the LOC143427555 gene encoding T-cell immunomodulatory protein yields the protein MRLKLIIACVVAVAVTSKCSDITPAVFGNKLDGMPAAFGDFNSDELTDVFMLSNNGNTVQIFLAAEQEPLLRPSPTLTCGFRNKVVGVVPGDYDGDVFMDVLVITFDVATRLSYGYILWGGNGQLNCTNETHPLIKMIGQPLALDYNSDMIIDLFGLDENNTRTFWIFDQSRRPPVAVPMDTLDDQHSSIRQPHSNAYLDLNNDFLADLVVTTNRSFEIWLGVKDEGFEFHQNIPFPYDIKLDQFQGWIGQALYLDVELTGKMDLLLPLCFDSACENSTIMMYSDKWYNLQVNFRDSDNVLWGFVKPDGQRYTDTITLRGGDFNMDGYPDLLATLKLTTGKRKRSYLLENIACDSCVGFARKFEVKWQALNPFRNDTAMAVFYDFYQDGILDVILVEVDKNNNSYRTAAFKNSLDYDANFVKVMVLTGRNNSLYPISPGSLGKKKRTYGTNLPGPSIAYRTTTQDGSPRNAIAAQLPQSAHFSLNLPYTTFGLGRTPNFVDALTIGVGGKFREWPQIIPNSQMVMIPNPIAEPSRWKAQLFVTPSKLILLSAAALTGTCGLISLIIVGLYWKERREDKIEKLQEAHKFHFDAM from the exons ATGCGGCTTAAGCTGATAATCGCGTGCGTGGTCGCCGTAGCGGTTACGAGTAAATGCAGCGACATTACACCAGCCGTATTTGGGAACAAGCTGGATGGTATGCCAGCGGCATTCGGTGACTTCAACTCCGACGAGCTGACAGACGTGTTCATGCTAAGCAACAATGGCAACACGGTGCAGATTTTCTTAGCCGCCGAGCAAGAGCCACTTCTGAGGCCCAGTCCGACTCTCACCTGCGGCTTTCGCAACAAAGTCGTAGGCGTTGTGCCTGGAGATTACGACGGAGATGTATTCATGGACGTTCTGGTAATCACGTTCGATGTTGCCACCAGATTGTCGTACGGTTACATACTGTGGGGTGGTAACGGTCAATTGAACTGTACGAACGAGACCCATCCGCTGATAAAAATGATAGGCCAGCCATTGGCACTGGACTATAACAGCGATATGATAATAGACTTGTTTGGACTTGATGAAAATAACACGAGGACCTTCTGGATATTCGATCAAAGCAGGAGGCCTCCTGTCGCCGTGCCGATGGATACGTTGGACGATCAGCATTCTTCGATCAGGCAGCCTCATTCAAACGCTTATCTGGACTTAAACAACGATTTCTTAGCAGATCTGGTTGTCACGACGAATCGCAGCTTCGAGATTTGGCTTGGCGTCAAGGACGAAGGGTTCGAATTCCATCAGAATATTCCATTTCCATACGACATCAAGCTGGATCAGTTCCAGGGTTGGATCGGGCAAGCCCTTTACTTGGACGTCGAGTTAACCGGCAAGATGGACCTACTGCTGCCCCTGTGTTTCGATAGCGCATGCGAGAACAGCACGATCATGATGTACTCCGATAAATGGTACAACCTGCAAGTGAATTTCAGGGACAGTGACAACGTGCTGTGGGGTTTTGTGAAACCTGACGGGCAACGATACACGGATACCATCACGCTACGCGGTGGTGACTTCAACATGGATGGCTATCCAGACCTGCTGGCCACGCTTAAGCTGACTACTGGTAAACGAAAGCGATCGTATCTGTTGGAGAACATCGCGTGCGACTCGTGCGTTGGGTTCGCGCGGAAATTCGAAGTCAAATGGCAAGCGTTGAATCCGTTCCGCAACGACACTGCGATGGCGGTGTTCTACGATTTCTACCAAGACGGTATTCTAGACGTGATCCTGGTAGAAGTGGACAAGAACAATAATAGCTATCGCACGGCAGCGTTCAAGAACAGTTTGGACTACGACGCTAATTTCGTCAAGGTGATGGTACTCACTGGTCGCAACAACAGCTTGTACCCCATCTCGCCAGGTTCGCTTGGTAAAAAGAAGAGAACTTACGGAACAAATCTGCCTGGTCCGTCGATAGCTTATCGGACCACCACGCAGGATGGCAGCCCGCGAAACGCGATCGCGGCTCAATTGCCGCAGAGTGCACATTTCTCTTTAAATCTACCGTACACTACCTTTGGTCTGGGTAGGACACCTAACTTCGTCGATGCTCTCACTATCGGG GTTGGCGGCAAGTTTCGAGAATGGCCGCAAATCATTCCCAACTCGCAGATGGTGATGATCCCCAATCCGATAGCGGAACCTTCCCGATGGAAAGCCCAGCTGTTCGTGACGCCCAGCAAATTGATTCTTCTGAGCGCCGCTGCGTTAACCGGCACGTGCGGCTTGATATCTTTGATCATCGTCGGTCTTTACTGGAAAGAACGTAGGGAAGACAAGATCGAGAAGCTTCAGGAAGCACACAAGTTTCACTTCGACGCCATGTAG
- the Cdk5 gene encoding cyclin-dependent kinase 5 isoform X1 — protein MQKYEKLEKIGEGTYGTVFKAKNRETHEIVALKRVRLDDDDEGVPSSALREICLLKELKHKNIVRLYDVLHSDKKLTLVFEHCDQDLKKYFDSLNGEIDLDVVKSFLYQLLRGLAFCHSRNVLHRDLKPQNLLINKNGELKLADFGLARAFGIPVKCYSAEVVTLWYRPPDVLFGAKLYTTSIDMWSAGCIFAELANAGRPLFPGSDVDDQLKRIFKLLGTPTEETWPDFATLPDCKPFPPYPPAQGFAQVTPQLNSKGRDLLQRLLVCNPALRLSAEEAMAHPYFSDLNPAIKNDRCQ, from the exons ATGCAAAAATATGAGAAACTGGAAAAAATAGGAGAAG GTACTTATGGAACCGTTTTCAAAGCCAAGAACCGCGAGACTCACGAAATTGTCGCTTTAAAGAGAGTTCGtttggacgacgacgacgaa GGTGTTCCGTCATCAGCGCTCAGAGAAATTTGTCTGCTGAAGGAGTTGAAACACAAGAATATTGTGAGGTTGTATGATGTATTGCACAGTGACAAAAAGTTAACGTTGGTGTTCGAACATTGCGATCAGGATCTAAAAAAGTATTTCGATAGCCTAAATGGGGAGATCGATTTGGATGTTGTTAAATCATTTCT GTATCAGTTGTTGCGTGGATTGGCGTTTTGTCACAGTAGAAATGTGTTGCACAGAGATCTCAAGCCGCAAAATTTACTCATCAACAAG AACGGGGAGTTGAAATTGGCCGATTTTGGACTGGCAAGAGCCTTTGGCATTCCCGTGAAATGTTACTCCGCAGAAGTCGTAACGCTGTGGTACCGTCCGCCAGATGTTCTCTTCGGAGCAAAGTTATACACGACATCCATTGATATGTGGAGCGCTGGCTGTATATTTGCTG AATTAGCAAACGCTGGTagaccgctatttcctggctcAGACGTGGATGATCAGCTGAAGAGAATATTTAAATTGCTGGGCACACCAACGGAGGAAACTTGGCCGGATTTTGCTACTCTCCCAGACTGCAAGCCCTTCCCACCTTATCCTCCCGCTCAAGGATTTGCTCAAGTAACGCCGCAACTTAATTCCAAAGGCAGAGACTTATTGCAG AGGTTACTAGTGTGCAATCCAGCGCTACGATTATCGGCGGAAGAAGCAATGGCGCATCCCTACTTCAGCGATTTAAACCCTGCCATAAAGAATGATCGTTGTCAGTAG
- the Cdk5 gene encoding cyclin-dependent kinase 5 isoform X2 codes for MQKYEKLEKIGEGTYGTVFKAKNRETHEIVALKRVRLDDDDEGVPSSALREICLLKELKHKNIVRLYDVLHSDKKLTLVFEHCDQDLKKYFDSLNGEIDLDVVKSFLYQLLRGLAFCHSRNVLHRDLKPQNLLINKNGELKLADFGLARAFGIPVKCYSAEVVTLWYRPPDVLFGAKLYTTSIDMWSAGCIFAELANAGRPLFPGSDVDDQLKRIFKLLGTPTEETWPDFATLPDCKPFPPYPPAQGFAQVTPQLNSKGRDLLQYALSLR; via the exons ATGCAAAAATATGAGAAACTGGAAAAAATAGGAGAAG GTACTTATGGAACCGTTTTCAAAGCCAAGAACCGCGAGACTCACGAAATTGTCGCTTTAAAGAGAGTTCGtttggacgacgacgacgaa GGTGTTCCGTCATCAGCGCTCAGAGAAATTTGTCTGCTGAAGGAGTTGAAACACAAGAATATTGTGAGGTTGTATGATGTATTGCACAGTGACAAAAAGTTAACGTTGGTGTTCGAACATTGCGATCAGGATCTAAAAAAGTATTTCGATAGCCTAAATGGGGAGATCGATTTGGATGTTGTTAAATCATTTCT GTATCAGTTGTTGCGTGGATTGGCGTTTTGTCACAGTAGAAATGTGTTGCACAGAGATCTCAAGCCGCAAAATTTACTCATCAACAAG AACGGGGAGTTGAAATTGGCCGATTTTGGACTGGCAAGAGCCTTTGGCATTCCCGTGAAATGTTACTCCGCAGAAGTCGTAACGCTGTGGTACCGTCCGCCAGATGTTCTCTTCGGAGCAAAGTTATACACGACATCCATTGATATGTGGAGCGCTGGCTGTATATTTGCTG AATTAGCAAACGCTGGTagaccgctatttcctggctcAGACGTGGATGATCAGCTGAAGAGAATATTTAAATTGCTGGGCACACCAACGGAGGAAACTTGGCCGGATTTTGCTACTCTCCCAGACTGCAAGCCCTTCCCACCTTATCCTCCCGCTCAAGGATTTGCTCAAGTAACGCCGCAACTTAATTCCAAAGGCAGAGACTTATTGCAG TATGCACTCAGCCTAAGATAA
- the LOC143426670 gene encoding uncharacterized protein LOC143426670 produces the protein METNHAAGTTVVRQRDTNVREHVDPVLHLPTLSSGYETATQDHDRDEGICHDRNVRRARDNLRYISDQVAKGMGEIKEDIGKELRITDRLTSQNTKLATILQRFAVLEENVIELVRMDCNRESVRIETPADVSEEIRRIVAAAERKSCNNRQRSQETVNANELGSTPNHGREIAVPRNPLSKFSACGPRDATATRKTVDCRLRIATTPECLVDPTNSLASGSIVWRHIGSPKLD, from the exons atggaAACG AATCATGCAGCTGGTACAACAGTTGTTCGCCAGCGCGATACCAATGTTCGCGAACATGTTGATCctgttttacatttgccaacgc TTTCTAGCGGCTATGAGACTGCGACGCAAGATCATGACCGAGATGAGGGAATATGCCACGATCGTAAC GTCCGTCGAGCGCGCGACAATCTTCGCTACATCAGCGACCAAGTAGCCAAGGGAATGGGCGAG ATCAAGGAGGATATCGGGAAAGAATTGCGAATTACGGACCGGCTAACGTCGCAGAATACAAAGCTGGCAACGATATTACAACGTTTCGCCGTTCTCGAGGAGAACGTGATCGAG CTTGTGCGGATGGACTGCAACAGGGAGAGTGTGAGGATCGAGACGCCTGCGGACGTGTCAGAAGAAATCAGAAGGATCGTCGCTGCAGCCGAGCGAAAAAGCTGTAACAACCGCCAACGTTCGCAGGAGACTGTAAACGCAAACGAATTGGGATCGACGCCGAATCACGGCCGCGAAATCGCTGTCCCGCGAAATCCTCTGTCGAAATTCTCCGCGTGCGGCCCACGAGACGCTACTGCTACGCGAAAAACCGTGGATTGTCGCCTTCGAATTGCCACGACACCAGAG TGTTTAGTTGATCCTACCAACAGTCTGGCATCAGGCTCTATAGTCTGGCGTCATATTGGTAGTCCAAAGTTGGACTAG
- the LOC143427582 gene encoding orcokinin peptides isoform X2 — protein sequence MANHAASAVSILLLSIATAAWVTAVPTVQAGTDALRRNLYGSASPELFDALFDDHDALEPRNLDDDRVTHLRSSTWPKQGRRGIDFSSGLTSYLIDDADVPSAARSAGLLPGDRMLLEGFAKRNIDEIDRTSFDNFFKRSDDEMDRSEWNGFVKRLADYLIAARTNALERRG from the exons ATGGCGAACCACGCTGCTTCCGCTGTCTCGATCCTGCTTCTCTCGATCGCGACGGCTGCTTGGGTAACCGCCGTGCCCACCGTCCAG GCTGGAACGGACGCTCTGCGAAGGAATCTGTACGGATCAGCCAGTCCTGAACTTTTCGACGCTCTCTTCGACGATCATG atgcgttagaaccgcGCAATCTGGATGACGACCGAGTAACCCATCTTCGTTCGTCTACGTGGCCTAAGCAGGGTCGCCGTGGCATCGATTTCTCTTCCGGATTGACGTCGTACCTTATCGACGACGCGGACGTGCCATCAGCAGCCAG GTCAGCCGGACTTTTGCCAGGCGATCGGATGCTACTGGAAGGATTCGCCAAACGGAATATCGACGAGATCGATCGAACATCCTTCGACAACTTCTTCAAACGGAGCGACGACGAAATGGATCGCAGCGAATGGAACGGATTCGTCAAAAGGCTGGCCGATTACCTGATCGCGGCCAGGACGAACGCTCTCGAGAGGCGCGGCTAA
- the LOC143427582 gene encoding uncharacterized protein LOC143427582 isoform X1, whose protein sequence is MANHAASAVSILLLSIATAAWVTAVPTVQAGTDALRRNLYGSASPELFDALFDDHESTRHKIPQMEQQSSQLGNSGETVAAGSGKLAGGAIGSDENRNDRISRNLDHIGGGNLLRRELAERQSSHNARRWYPAERNLDQIGGGNLLREVNDRGERNLDQIGGGNLVRSLDGVIVAAEDFRRNLDKIGGGNLVRSLAARRYEES, encoded by the exons ATGGCGAACCACGCTGCTTCCGCTGTCTCGATCCTGCTTCTCTCGATCGCGACGGCTGCTTGGGTAACCGCCGTGCCCACCGTCCAG GCTGGAACGGACGCTCTGCGAAGGAATCTGTACGGATCAGCCAGTCCTGAACTTTTCGACGCTCTCTTCGACGATCATG AGTCGACGCGACACAAGATTCCACAGATGGAACAACAGTCGTCTcagttaggaaatagcggtgaaACCGTGGCAGCCGGAAGTGGTAAGCTAGCTGGAGGAGCAATTGGCTCGGACGAGAACAGGAACGATCGAATCTCGCGAAACCTCGATCACATCGGAGGCGGCAACCTGTTGCGGAGGGAACTGGCCGAGCGACAGAGCTCGCACAACGCTCGTCGATGGTATCCAGCTGAAAGGAATCTCGATCAGATTGGCGGCGGCAATTTGCTACGCGAGGTAAACGATCGTGGCGAACGGAACTTGGACCAGATAGGCGGAGGGAACCTAGTGCGTAGCCTGGACGGCGTGATCGTCGCTGCGGAGGATTTTCGTAGGAATTTAGATAAAATCGGCGGAGGGAATCTTGTGCGTAGCTTAGCCGCTCGACGATACGAAGAATCGTAA